In the genome of Pongo pygmaeus isolate AG05252 chromosome 9, NHGRI_mPonPyg2-v2.0_pri, whole genome shotgun sequence, one region contains:
- the LOC129008891 gene encoding olfactory receptor 6Q1 produces the protein MQPYTKNWTQVTEFVMMGFAGIHEAQLLFFILFLTMYLFTLVENLAIILVVGLDHQLQRPMYFFLTQLSCLEIWYTSVTVPKMLAGFIGVDGGKNISYPGCLSQLFIFTFLGATECFLLAAMAYDRYVAICMPLHYGALVSWGTCIRLAAACWLVGFLTPILPIYLMSQLTFCGPNVIDHFFCDASPLLALSCSDVTWKETVDFLVSLAVLLASSMVIAVSYGNIVWTLLHIRSAAERWKAFSTCAAHLTVVSLFYGTLFFMYVRTKVTSSINFNKVVSVFYSIVTPMLNPLIYSLRNKEVKGALGRVFSLKSWKGQ, from the coding sequence ATGCAGCCATATACCAAAAACTGGACCCAGGTAACTGAATTTGTCATGATGGGCTTTGCTGGCATCCATGAAGCACAACTCCTCTTCTTCATACTCTTCCTTACCATGTACCTGTTCACCTTGGTAGAGAATTTGGCCATCATTTTAGTGGTGGGTTTGGACCACCAACTACAGAGACCCATGTATTTCTTCCTGACACAGTTGTCCTGCCTTGAAATCTGGTACACTTCTGTTACAGTGCCCAAGATGCTGGCTGGTTTTATTGGGGTGGATGGTGGCAAGAATATCTCTTATCCTGGCTGCCTGTCCCAGCTCTTCATCTTCACCTTTCTTGGGGCAACTGAGTGTTTCCTACTGGCTGCCATGGCCTATGATCGTTAtgtggccatttgtatgcctCTCCACTATGGGGCTTTGGTGTCCTGGGGCACCTGCATCCGTCTGGCAGCTGCTTGTTGGCTGGTAGGCTTCCTCACACCCATCTTGCCAATCTACCTCATGTCTCAGCTAACATTTTGTGGCCCAAATGTCATTGACCACTTCTTCTGTGATGCCTCACCCTTGCTAGCCTTGTCGTGCTCAGATGTCACTTGGAAGGAGACTGTGGATTTCCTGGTGTCTCTGGCTGTGCTACTGGCCTCCTCTATGGTCATTGCTGTGTCCTATGGCAACATCGTCTGGACACTGCTGCACATCCGCTCAGCTGCTGAGCGCTGGAAGGCCTTCTCTACCTGTGCAGCTCACCTGACTGTGGTGAGCCTCTTCTATGGCACTCTTTTCTTTATGTATGTCCGGACCAAGGTGACCTCCTCCATCAACTTCAACAAGGTGGTATCTGTCTTCTACTCTATTGTCACGCCCATGCTCAATCCTCTCATCTACAGTCTTAGGAACAAGGAAGTGAAGGGAGCTCTGGGTCGAGTCTTTTCTCTCAAGTCTTGGAAGGGGCAGTGA